The proteins below are encoded in one region of Polynucleobacter sp. AP-Elch-400A-B2:
- the metF gene encoding methylenetetrahydrofolate reductase [NAD(P)H] — MELSVEFFPPKTPEGENKLHLVRERFSEMLKPAFYSVTFGAGGSTQSGTLKVVSDIHAAGAAVAPHLSCVGSSRESVREMLKQYQALGIKRIVALRGDLPSGMGQYGEFHHANELVEFIRTETGDWFHIDVAAYPECHPQAKSPATDVDFFVQKMKAGANSAVTQYFYNSDAYFRFVDEAYELGVTQPVIAGIMPITNSTQLLRFSDACGAEIPRWIRLRLQSYGDDTASIRAFGEEVVTDLCDQLLVAGAPGLHFYSLNQADAVLAIADNLSLNK, encoded by the coding sequence ATGGAATTAAGCGTTGAATTCTTCCCTCCAAAAACACCTGAAGGTGAGAATAAGTTACATCTTGTGCGTGAGCGTTTTAGTGAAATGCTCAAGCCCGCTTTTTATTCTGTGACCTTTGGTGCTGGCGGCTCTACTCAATCTGGCACATTAAAAGTGGTGAGTGACATTCACGCTGCTGGTGCAGCGGTTGCTCCCCACTTATCTTGTGTTGGTAGTTCGCGTGAGAGCGTGCGCGAGATGTTGAAGCAATACCAGGCTTTAGGTATTAAGCGTATCGTAGCTTTGCGTGGCGACTTACCATCAGGCATGGGTCAGTATGGTGAGTTCCATCACGCAAATGAATTAGTTGAATTTATTCGTACCGAAACTGGCGACTGGTTTCACATTGATGTCGCTGCCTACCCGGAGTGCCATCCCCAGGCCAAGTCACCAGCAACGGATGTCGATTTTTTTGTGCAGAAGATGAAAGCTGGAGCTAATTCAGCAGTGACTCAGTATTTCTATAACAGCGATGCCTATTTCCGTTTTGTCGATGAGGCATATGAATTGGGTGTTACTCAGCCGGTGATTGCTGGAATCATGCCGATTACCAATAGCACTCAGTTGCTACGCTTCTCGGATGCCTGCGGTGCAGAAATCCCGCGTTGGATTCGTTTGCGCTTGCAGTCTTATGGCGATGACACTGCCTCGATACGTGCGTTTGGTGAAGAGGTGGTTACCGATCTTTGCGACCAGCTTTTAGTCGCAGGTGCACCTGGACTGCATTTCTATTCACTAAATCAAGCTGATGCCGTTTTAGCTATTGCAGATAATTTAAGTCTCAATAAGTAA
- the ahcY gene encoding adenosylhomocysteinase yields MSTVSDLNNFVATRCAIADITLADFGRKEIAIAETEMPGLIAIRDEFAAQQPLRGARITGSLHMTIQTAVLIETLEALGAEVQWASCNIFSTQDHAAAAIAANGTPVFAIKGETLEQYWDYTHRIFEWADGGFTNMILDDGGDATLLLHLGARAEKDQACLNNPTSEEETILFAAIKKKLVQDPTWYSTRLEKVKGVTEETTTGVHRLYQMFAKGELKFPAINVNDSVTKSKFDNLYGCRESLVDAIKRATDVMVAGKVAVVCGYGDVGKGSAQALRALSAQVWVTEVDPICALQAAMEGYRVVTMDYAADKADIFVSATGNYHVITHDHMIKMKNQAIVCNIGHFDNEIDVAGIEKYQWEEIKPQVDHVIFPASNGNPEKRIIILAKGRLVNLGCGTGHPSYVMSSSFANQVIAQIELWNAVGTDKYPVGVYTLPKHLDEKVARLQLKTLNAQLTVLSDQQASYIGVTKEGPYKTDHYRY; encoded by the coding sequence ATGAGTACCGTTTCCGATTTAAATAACTTCGTAGCAACCCGTTGCGCTATTGCTGATATTACTTTAGCTGACTTTGGCCGTAAAGAAATCGCCATTGCTGAAACTGAAATGCCAGGCCTGATCGCAATTCGCGATGAGTTCGCAGCACAGCAGCCATTACGTGGTGCACGTATTACTGGTTCATTGCACATGACCATTCAAACTGCAGTATTGATTGAGACATTAGAAGCTCTCGGTGCTGAAGTGCAATGGGCATCTTGCAATATTTTCTCCACACAAGACCACGCTGCTGCAGCGATTGCTGCTAACGGCACACCGGTGTTTGCGATCAAGGGCGAAACGCTTGAGCAGTACTGGGATTACACCCACCGTATTTTTGAGTGGGCTGATGGCGGTTTCACCAATATGATTTTGGATGACGGTGGTGATGCGACTTTGTTATTACACCTCGGCGCTCGTGCAGAAAAAGATCAAGCTTGCTTGAATAATCCAACGAGCGAAGAAGAAACCATTTTGTTTGCGGCCATTAAAAAGAAATTGGTGCAAGATCCAACTTGGTATTCCACCCGCTTAGAAAAAGTTAAAGGTGTTACAGAAGAGACTACTACGGGTGTACATCGTCTCTATCAGATGTTTGCTAAGGGTGAATTAAAGTTCCCAGCTATTAACGTCAATGACTCTGTTACCAAGAGCAAGTTCGATAACCTCTATGGTTGCCGCGAGTCTTTGGTTGACGCAATCAAGCGCGCTACCGATGTGATGGTTGCCGGTAAGGTTGCAGTGGTTTGTGGATATGGTGACGTAGGTAAAGGCTCAGCTCAAGCATTGCGTGCTTTGTCAGCTCAAGTTTGGGTGACTGAAGTGGATCCAATTTGCGCATTACAAGCTGCGATGGAAGGTTACCGTGTTGTCACAATGGACTACGCTGCAGATAAAGCGGATATCTTTGTTTCAGCAACTGGTAACTACCATGTGATTACACATGACCATATGATTAAGATGAAAAACCAAGCCATCGTTTGTAACATTGGCCACTTCGATAATGAGATTGATGTTGCTGGTATCGAGAAATATCAGTGGGAGGAAATTAAGCCACAAGTAGATCACGTGATTTTCCCAGCAAGCAATGGCAATCCTGAGAAGCGCATCATCATCTTGGCTAAGGGCCGCTTAGTTAACTTGGGTTGCGGTACAGGTCACCCATCTTATGTGATGAGCTCTTCATTTGCGAACCAAGTGATTGCGCAGATTGAATTGTGGAATGCAGTTGGTACAGATAAATACCCAGTTGGTGTTTACACCCTGCCTAAGCATTTGGATGAGAAGGTTGCGCGTTTGCAGCTCAAGACATTGAATGCTCAGTTAACTGTATTGTCAGATCAGCAAGCTTCTTACATTGGCGTGACGAAGGAAGGTCCTTATAAGACCGATCACTATCGTTATTAA
- the metK gene encoding methionine adenosyltransferase, with translation MANDYFFTSESVSEGHPDKVADQISDAILDSILSQDPTARVAAETLCNTGLVVLAGEITTNANVDYIQVARNTLREIGYDNTDYGIDYKGCAVLVAYDKQSPDIAQGVDKAHDDGLDQGAGDQGLMFGYACDETTELMPLPIHLSHRLVERQSQLRRDGRLNWLRPDAKSQVTLRYVDGKPDSIDTVVLSTQHDEDISLEKLREAVIEEIIKPVLPKHLIKGAINFLVNPTGRFVIGGPQGDCGLTGRKIIVDTYGGAAPHGGGAFSGKDPSKVDRSAAYAGRYVAKNVVAAGLASKCLIQISYAIGVAKPTSVMVSTFGTGKISDEKIAQLVSEHFDLRPKGIVKMLNLLRPIYRKTAAYGHFGREEPEFTWEQCDKAPALRAAAGL, from the coding sequence ATGGCAAATGATTACTTCTTCACCTCAGAATCTGTTTCTGAAGGTCACCCCGATAAAGTAGCAGACCAAATCTCTGATGCCATCTTGGATTCGATCCTCTCCCAGGACCCAACTGCGCGTGTAGCTGCTGAAACTTTGTGCAACACCGGCCTCGTAGTATTGGCTGGTGAAATTACTACAAACGCTAACGTGGACTATATCCAGGTAGCTCGCAATACTTTGCGTGAAATTGGTTACGACAACACCGACTACGGTATTGACTACAAAGGTTGCGCAGTTTTGGTTGCCTATGACAAGCAGAGCCCAGATATTGCTCAAGGTGTTGATAAGGCGCATGACGACGGCTTAGATCAAGGCGCTGGTGATCAAGGTTTGATGTTTGGATATGCCTGTGATGAAACCACAGAGCTCATGCCTTTGCCAATCCATTTGTCACACCGTTTGGTGGAACGTCAGTCTCAACTGCGTCGTGATGGCCGTTTGAACTGGTTGCGCCCAGATGCGAAGTCTCAAGTGACCCTACGTTACGTGGATGGCAAGCCTGACTCAATCGATACCGTGGTTCTCTCCACGCAGCATGATGAAGATATCTCTCTCGAGAAGTTGCGTGAAGCAGTAATCGAAGAAATCATCAAGCCAGTATTGCCAAAGCATTTGATTAAAGGTGCAATTAACTTCTTGGTGAACCCAACAGGTCGATTTGTGATCGGTGGCCCGCAAGGCGATTGTGGTCTGACAGGTCGTAAGATTATTGTGGACACCTATGGTGGTGCGGCTCCTCATGGTGGTGGCGCGTTCTCAGGTAAGGATCCTTCTAAGGTAGACCGTTCTGCTGCCTACGCTGGCCGTTATGTGGCAAAGAATGTGGTTGCTGCAGGCTTGGCAAGCAAGTGCTTGATTCAGATCTCTTACGCTATTGGTGTTGCGAAGCCAACTTCAGTGATGGTGAGCACCTTCGGCACTGGCAAGATCTCTGACGAGAAGATTGCGCAATTGGTATCTGAGCATTTTGACTTGCGTCCAAAAGGCATCGTCAAGATGTTGAACCTCTTGCGTCCGATTTATCGTAAGACTGCTGCATATGGCCACTTTGGCCGTGAGGAGCCAGAATTTACTTGGGAGCAGTGCGATAAGGCGCCTGCACTACGTGCGGCCGCTGGCTTGTAA
- a CDS encoding lytic transglycosylase domain-containing protein — protein MGGILFLALTVSAPSIFAEKAKKIIPTKESRIAAFEITEGDRTFIELREAAKRNDVARAQTLAASLSNYPFDDYVAYFRIKPQLFDSAGGARAESNADSQVMAFLNQYQGTALADRMRNDWLLVLGKRKDWSRFDAEYLKFALDDDTQVKCYSLQSKLAQGENPTKVAIDARAILLDPRYFGQACQELVPNLVGAGGMTLSEAKAIGRAASEMGFDTMSRRLGGEDPIAEIVKAAKTDPAKAFKDFSPNASRYSKENQAMAWGVIGQFLAKKLDPNADDAYRLQQELGYNELLSTEGQEWKVRAGLRAKDWTLVKNAIEGMNPAVRSKDPAWTYWYARALKADGQNEKARESLELVADQYNFYGQLAREDLGKSNHVPARTKVGEAEIEVMSQRKGFIRGERFYVMNLRFEGNREWNWELRNMTDKQLLASAEYAKRIGLYDRVVNTADRTKQEHDFSLRYPTPYRDELSPIAKQIDLNLAWTYGLIRQESRFIMNASSSVGASGLMQVMPNTAKYVAKKIGMTSYTNDKLADTNTNLTLGSNYLNMVLVDLDGSWVLASAAYNAGPSRSKTWREKLTSPTEGAIFAETIPFNETRTYVKNVLANATYYSSVMNGQTQSLRQRLGVITPKVASASELP, from the coding sequence ATGGGCGGGATTCTATTTCTGGCCCTTACAGTTTCTGCGCCCAGCATTTTTGCTGAAAAAGCCAAGAAAATCATTCCCACTAAAGAAAGCAGGATTGCAGCCTTTGAGATCACTGAAGGTGATCGCACTTTTATTGAGCTACGCGAAGCTGCCAAAAGAAATGATGTAGCTCGGGCACAAACATTAGCCGCTAGCCTCTCCAATTATCCCTTTGACGACTATGTAGCTTATTTCCGCATCAAGCCCCAGCTATTTGATAGTGCTGGTGGTGCACGCGCCGAAAGCAATGCTGACTCTCAGGTGATGGCTTTTCTAAATCAATATCAAGGTACGGCTTTAGCGGATCGGATGCGTAATGATTGGTTGCTCGTTTTAGGTAAGCGTAAAGATTGGTCGCGTTTTGATGCTGAATATCTTAAGTTTGCTTTAGATGATGATACCCAGGTGAAATGCTATTCACTGCAGTCGAAATTAGCCCAAGGTGAGAATCCAACAAAAGTTGCTATTGATGCGCGCGCAATATTATTGGATCCACGTTATTTTGGCCAAGCTTGCCAAGAATTAGTGCCTAACTTGGTTGGTGCCGGCGGAATGACACTGAGTGAAGCAAAAGCAATTGGTCGCGCTGCTAGTGAGATGGGTTTTGACACGATGTCCCGTCGCTTAGGTGGCGAAGATCCCATTGCCGAGATTGTGAAAGCTGCTAAAACCGATCCTGCAAAAGCATTTAAAGATTTTTCACCAAATGCATCACGCTACAGCAAAGAGAATCAGGCCATGGCTTGGGGCGTGATTGGCCAGTTCCTCGCAAAGAAGTTAGACCCCAATGCAGATGATGCCTATCGTCTTCAACAAGAGCTAGGTTATAACGAATTACTTTCTACTGAAGGTCAGGAGTGGAAGGTACGTGCAGGCTTACGCGCCAAGGATTGGACGCTGGTAAAAAATGCGATTGAAGGCATGAATCCTGCGGTACGCAGTAAAGATCCTGCCTGGACCTACTGGTATGCGCGTGCATTGAAGGCAGATGGCCAAAATGAAAAGGCACGCGAGAGTCTTGAGCTCGTTGCCGATCAATACAATTTTTATGGGCAGCTTGCACGAGAAGATCTTGGTAAATCGAATCATGTGCCTGCACGTACTAAGGTCGGTGAAGCGGAAATCGAAGTGATGTCTCAGCGCAAAGGCTTTATCAGGGGTGAGCGTTTTTATGTCATGAACTTACGCTTTGAAGGTAATCGCGAGTGGAACTGGGAATTGCGTAATATGACTGACAAGCAACTGTTGGCATCTGCTGAGTATGCCAAGCGTATTGGCCTATATGACCGCGTTGTCAATACTGCAGACCGTACAAAGCAAGAACATGATTTCAGTTTGCGCTATCCAACACCCTATCGTGACGAACTATCGCCGATTGCAAAGCAAATTGATTTGAATTTGGCCTGGACTTATGGGTTGATTCGTCAAGAGTCACGCTTCATTATGAATGCCTCTTCCTCGGTGGGTGCTTCAGGCTTGATGCAGGTGATGCCGAATACGGCAAAGTATGTGGCCAAGAAGATTGGCATGACCTCTTATACGAATGACAAGCTCGCCGATACCAATACCAACCTCACCTTGGGCAGTAATTACTTAAATATGGTTTTAGTAGATTTGGATGGCTCTTGGGTTTTGGCTTCTGCTGCTTATAACGCTGGCCCATCGCGCTCTAAAACTTGGCGGGAAAAACTGACCAGCCCAACAGAGGGCGCTATTTTTGCGGAAACGATTCCGTTTAATGAAACACGAACTTATGTAAAAAATGTTTTGGCTAATGCAACGTACTATTCATCGGTAATGAATGGACAGACGCAATCTTTAAGGCAGCGTTTAGGAGTGATCACTCCTAAGGTGGCAAGCGCTTCTGAGCTGCCTTAG
- the dapF gene encoding diaminopimelate epimerase, producing the protein MSARTLRFTKMHGAGNDFIVLNGINQDLSNITREQWQKLAHRQFGIGADQILLVEKATRSDADFRYRIFNADGGEVEQCGNGSRCFVRFVLDQGLSTKNPLRVEVAHTILTLRSHDDGQVEVDMGAPIFEHSQIPFNASGLASKQEFHEMLYALPIKTPAAHDSWIGVVSMGNPHAVQVVGDVDSAPVLEEGPSIEKDAAFPKKVNAGYMQILNRNEIKLRVFERGAGETLACGTGACAAVVSGIRRGSLDSPVTVHTRGGDLQIAWGGVINDAAQSVIMTGPAITVFEGETTI; encoded by the coding sequence ATGTCCGCACGCACATTACGCTTCACCAAAATGCATGGTGCTGGCAATGATTTCATTGTGCTCAATGGGATTAATCAAGATCTTAGCAATATTACGCGTGAGCAATGGCAAAAATTAGCCCATCGTCAGTTTGGCATTGGTGCTGATCAAATTCTGCTAGTTGAAAAAGCTACACGCTCTGATGCTGATTTTCGTTATCGCATCTTTAATGCAGATGGTGGTGAAGTTGAGCAATGTGGCAATGGCTCACGTTGCTTTGTACGCTTTGTACTCGACCAAGGCTTATCTACGAAGAATCCCTTGCGCGTTGAAGTAGCACACACCATACTCACACTCAGATCTCATGATGATGGTCAGGTAGAAGTCGATATGGGCGCGCCGATTTTTGAGCATAGCCAAATCCCTTTCAATGCTAGCGGCTTAGCAAGTAAGCAAGAGTTTCATGAAATGCTCTACGCACTACCCATTAAAACTCCTGCCGCACATGACAGTTGGATCGGCGTTGTGTCGATGGGCAACCCTCATGCAGTGCAAGTGGTGGGTGATGTTGATAGCGCACCCGTTCTTGAAGAAGGTCCATCAATCGAAAAAGATGCGGCATTCCCGAAAAAAGTCAATGCGGGTTATATGCAAATTCTGAATCGCAATGAAATCAAGTTGCGTGTATTTGAGCGTGGCGCTGGCGAGACCCTCGCTTGTGGCACTGGCGCATGTGCTGCAGTCGTCTCAGGAATTCGTCGTGGCTCACTAGACTCACCAGTCACAGTACATACTCGTGGAGGCGATCTACAAATCGCCTGGGGCGGAGTAATCAATGACGCAGCACAGTCCGTCATCATGACTGGCCCAGCGATTACCGTGTTCGAGGGTGAAACAACAATCTAA
- a CDS encoding exodeoxyribonuclease III has translation MLRIISANLNGIRSAVKKGFLPWVVKQKADFVCMQELKAQQDDLDDPILNPDGLHGFFHHAEKKGYSGCGIYTPHQPDEVLYGYGNEEFDAEGRYVETRFKKLSVISVYMPSGSSSPERQEAKYRYLDSFLPHLVELKKSGREIVLCGDVNIAHNEIDLKNWKGNLKNSGFLPEERAWLTNLFGKVGYVDVYRKLEPEATETCYTWWSNRGQAYAKNVGWRIDYHITTPGIAVSAKNTAVYKDERFSDHAPLTIDYDWSI, from the coding sequence ATGTTACGCATCATTTCTGCCAACCTCAACGGTATCCGCTCTGCAGTCAAAAAAGGCTTCTTGCCTTGGGTTGTAAAGCAAAAAGCGGACTTTGTCTGCATGCAGGAGCTCAAGGCTCAGCAGGATGATCTGGATGACCCCATCCTCAATCCAGACGGCCTGCATGGCTTCTTTCATCATGCTGAGAAAAAGGGCTATAGCGGTTGTGGCATCTATACCCCACATCAGCCCGATGAAGTGCTCTATGGCTACGGCAATGAGGAGTTTGATGCTGAGGGGCGTTATGTGGAGACGCGATTCAAAAAGCTTTCAGTGATCTCGGTATACATGCCTTCAGGCTCAAGCTCGCCAGAAAGACAGGAGGCTAAGTATCGGTATCTGGATTCTTTCTTGCCACACCTAGTTGAGCTCAAAAAGTCAGGGCGCGAAATTGTGCTGTGTGGAGATGTGAATATTGCCCATAATGAGATTGACCTCAAGAACTGGAAAGGCAATCTCAAGAACTCGGGGTTTTTGCCTGAAGAGCGCGCTTGGCTAACAAACCTGTTTGGCAAAGTCGGCTATGTAGATGTCTATAGAAAGCTAGAGCCCGAAGCGACTGAGACCTGCTACACCTGGTGGAGCAATCGTGGTCAAGCGTATGCCAAGAACGTAGGTTGGCGGATCGACTATCACATCACCACTCCAGGGATTGCAGTAAGCGCCAAAAATACTGCTGTGTATAAAGATGAGCGCTTCTCAGATCACGCTCCACTGACAATAGATTACGACTGGTCTATCTAG
- a CDS encoding lipid A biosynthesis acyltransferase, with protein MTWLQNVFNFLALSLLRLFAFLPYGLTIQVGYGLGWLAAQMPNERAKVVKTNLRLCFPDLSEDEIDSLAQEHWKLFGRSVIERSRIWLGSGKQITDIVTINSAITLGDRKPRLLINPHFVGLEGGFMALSVLANEHDWPRGAGLYQNMKNPFFNQKMIEWRNRFGGKSIERQSRLRDLIREIQTGNFIFIAPDIDLGPRDSVFVPFFGIQTNTITSVSRLARLSGAEVCLMTTTLNPDRKAYTCNISAPLPNFPTDNVEVDTARLNKYIEDLVRERPAEYYWVHKRFKHRPSGEPSLYN; from the coding sequence ATGACCTGGTTACAAAATGTTTTTAATTTTCTAGCGCTAAGCCTGTTGCGCCTGTTTGCATTTTTACCCTATGGTCTCACCATTCAGGTTGGCTACGGTCTCGGCTGGTTAGCAGCGCAGATGCCTAATGAGCGTGCCAAGGTTGTTAAAACCAACTTACGCCTGTGCTTTCCCGATCTGAGCGAAGATGAGATTGATTCACTTGCGCAAGAGCACTGGAAATTATTTGGGCGCAGCGTAATCGAGAGAAGTCGTATTTGGCTTGGTAGCGGTAAACAAATCACTGATATCGTCACTATTAACTCTGCAATTACTCTGGGTGATCGTAAGCCACGCCTCCTAATCAACCCCCACTTTGTTGGGCTTGAGGGTGGTTTCATGGCCCTCTCTGTTTTAGCAAATGAGCATGACTGGCCACGTGGTGCCGGCCTCTATCAAAACATGAAGAATCCCTTCTTCAATCAAAAAATGATTGAATGGAGAAATCGTTTCGGGGGGAAATCCATTGAGAGGCAAAGCCGCTTACGTGATTTGATTCGAGAGATTCAAACGGGGAACTTTATTTTTATTGCGCCAGATATTGATCTCGGTCCACGCGACTCTGTTTTTGTACCCTTCTTTGGCATTCAAACCAATACGATTACTTCAGTCTCACGTTTAGCCAGGCTCAGCGGTGCAGAAGTCTGCCTCATGACCACCACCCTGAATCCCGATCGCAAAGCTTATACCTGCAATATCAGCGCCCCACTTCCTAACTTCCCAACGGATAATGTGGAGGTGGATACTGCACGCCTGAACAAATACATCGAAGACCTTGTTCGAGAAAGACCGGCAGAGTACTATTGGGTACACAAACGGTTTAAGCATCGGCCGTCTGGAGAGCCAAGCCTTTATAACTAA
- the pyrE gene encoding orotate phosphoribosyltransferase: MSSKNSNQDNFIQFALEANVLSFGEFKTKAGRLSPYFFNAGGFNDGALLSALGRYYAKALQESGLEYDMLYGPAYKGITLAAATAIALADAGRNVPYAYNRKEVKDHGEGGSLVGAPVKGRVVIIDDVISAGTSVRESVKLIREAGAEPAAVLIALDRMEKSGTATDIGDQSAVQAVEQEFGLPVVAIANLADLMAFLTASSNTELTSYLPAVKAYREKYGI; the protein is encoded by the coding sequence ATGAGCTCAAAAAATTCTAATCAAGATAACTTTATTCAATTTGCCCTTGAGGCAAATGTTTTGTCGTTTGGGGAGTTTAAAACTAAAGCTGGACGCCTTTCCCCTTATTTCTTTAATGCCGGTGGATTTAATGATGGCGCCCTTTTAAGTGCGCTAGGCCGCTATTACGCAAAAGCTTTGCAAGAATCTGGCCTTGAATATGACATGCTCTATGGGCCAGCTTACAAAGGTATTACATTAGCCGCTGCCACTGCGATCGCCTTAGCGGATGCTGGCCGTAATGTGCCTTATGCCTACAACCGTAAAGAAGTAAAAGATCATGGTGAGGGTGGTTCATTGGTGGGTGCGCCAGTCAAAGGCAGGGTGGTCATCATTGATGATGTGATTTCTGCTGGTACGTCTGTGCGAGAGTCTGTCAAACTCATTCGTGAGGCGGGTGCTGAGCCAGCAGCAGTATTAATTGCCTTGGATCGTATGGAAAAGTCAGGAACTGCCACTGACATTGGAGATCAGTCAGCAGTTCAGGCGGTGGAGCAAGAATTTGGCTTGCCAGTCGTTGCAATTGCGAACTTGGCAGACTTGATGGCTTTCTTAACCGCTTCCAGCAATACCGAGCTAACAAGTTACCTACCAGCTGTGAAAGCCTATCGCGAGAAATACGGTATTTAA
- a CDS encoding 5-formyltetrahydrofolate cyclo-ligase gives MHGNSPKSLRQDLLAQRKQFAARASYAATQEAILTGLASFLANHDTQVQSIALYCPIQDELDLRPALLAWAESKAGKVLALPFARADKHLDFYLWQEGDLLIPSRHGVPEPDPNNPRRPQITPDCILIPCVGWSESKVGDKTLYWRLGYGGGYFDRTLTQLRKAKPKLLCVGIGFDWQKLDDAQWRAQTHDEPLDAMLTESGLVITY, from the coding sequence ATGCACGGCAATTCTCCAAAATCGTTACGGCAGGACTTGCTAGCCCAAAGAAAACAGTTTGCGGCTAGGGCAAGCTATGCCGCCACTCAAGAAGCTATTTTGACTGGCCTAGCGAGTTTTCTGGCTAACCATGACACCCAAGTTCAATCCATCGCCTTGTATTGCCCCATACAAGATGAGCTTGATTTGCGACCCGCATTATTAGCTTGGGCTGAGAGTAAGGCAGGCAAAGTGCTGGCCCTGCCTTTTGCGCGCGCCGATAAACATTTAGATTTTTATCTCTGGCAAGAGGGTGACCTACTCATTCCAAGTCGCCACGGCGTACCCGAGCCCGACCCCAATAACCCCCGTAGACCTCAAATCACTCCAGACTGTATTTTGATTCCATGTGTTGGCTGGTCAGAGTCTAAGGTGGGCGATAAAACCCTTTATTGGCGGCTGGGCTATGGGGGCGGCTACTTTGATCGCACTTTGACGCAATTGCGTAAAGCAAAGCCTAAGCTACTGTGCGTAGGAATTGGCTTTGATTGGCAAAAGCTAGATGATGCGCAGTGGCGAGCTCAAACCCATGATGAGCCTTTAGACGCCATGCTGACTGAGTCAGGTTTAGTGATTACTTATTGA
- a CDS encoding lipid A biosynthesis acyltransferase, with amino-acid sequence MRKLLLKLILAAIAVLPLFLVQVIGAALGILAYVGSKQYRSLFRPQYEAVIKSHHLPLQIWGAAAASGQLFSDSLWIWSNPLAALAKAEIQNWDVVEAAMAEGHGMIILCPHLGGFEIIPRILAEHFPATIMYRPSRQSWLNEIIEKGRAYPNMHFVPTNIHGVRHMTRALSKGEAIAILPDQVPSGGDGIWSNFFGRMAYTTTLPIRLSIRHATPAVMFTAKRKSIGSGWVINAKRLEPFSEDPNIAAQELNIAIENAVLTAPEQFIWAYNRYKHPSGAELPPSN; translated from the coding sequence GTGCGAAAACTCCTTCTCAAGCTAATCCTCGCTGCAATAGCGGTTCTGCCCTTATTCCTAGTTCAGGTAATTGGGGCTGCCTTAGGGATATTGGCCTATGTAGGATCCAAGCAATATCGATCACTTTTTCGCCCTCAATATGAGGCGGTTATTAAAAGCCATCATCTCCCACTTCAAATCTGGGGTGCAGCAGCAGCTTCGGGACAACTCTTCTCAGACAGCCTGTGGATTTGGTCCAACCCTTTAGCAGCACTAGCTAAGGCTGAGATACAAAATTGGGACGTCGTTGAAGCTGCAATGGCAGAAGGCCATGGAATGATTATCTTGTGTCCTCATTTGGGGGGCTTTGAAATCATTCCCCGTATTCTTGCGGAGCATTTTCCAGCAACAATCATGTACCGCCCCTCTCGCCAAAGTTGGCTCAATGAGATTATTGAAAAAGGGCGCGCATATCCCAATATGCACTTTGTGCCAACAAATATTCATGGGGTTCGCCATATGACCCGCGCCCTTTCAAAAGGGGAGGCAATCGCCATTCTTCCAGATCAAGTCCCAAGCGGCGGCGATGGAATTTGGTCTAATTTTTTTGGTCGCATGGCTTATACGACCACCCTTCCTATTCGTCTTTCAATACGCCACGCCACCCCAGCGGTAATGTTTACTGCAAAACGTAAATCAATCGGGTCTGGCTGGGTAATTAATGCTAAACGTTTAGAGCCATTTTCAGAAGATCCCAATATTGCTGCGCAAGAATTAAATATTGCAATTGAAAATGCTGTACTTACTGCTCCTGAACAATTCATCTGGGCCTATAACCGCTACAAACATCCGAGCGGAGCAGAATTGCCACCCAGTAATTAG